The following nucleotide sequence is from Carassius gibelio isolate Cgi1373 ecotype wild population from Czech Republic chromosome A24, carGib1.2-hapl.c, whole genome shotgun sequence.
GCTTGTTTTGGGGATATTGAAATTTCAGTTGTTGTTGATATgaaccattaaaaataataagaaaaagaaaaaaccttcAGGCAAACTGTTACATTATACAAACACTTAATATATGTGGGCCAAATTGCATTTATGAAAACTCTCTTTTAACAgactaaaaaaaacaataatatgatataaaaaaaataaaacatggcaaaaaaaaaaatacctttgtaCATCTGTCTGTTAGTCTTGaataacaaaattaacactgcatgtAGTTCAACAGTATAGAAATGCGTGGTTCCAAAGTCTAATAAGTGCattttatgattataataaaGTGACGATACTCAACTGTAACAGCTTGGTCAATTTGGTTTAggtgtaaaacataaaaatacagaaatacacagaataaatttttttttttttgaaacaacaAAATCCATATACAGTGTAATTGAAATTGCACAGTGACATTCTGGAGTTACAATGTAAAAATGGGTTGTTTTGACCTTGCATTGGTGCATAAGCGATgcgataaagtaaaaaaaaaaacattaagtgcATAGTGTGTAAATTCTTGTCCAAGGGGTTTGTTTGATTAATTCAAACAGCAGATGcagaatatattaatatatagatatataacatATCCTTGGATCTCATCACAGTTATATACAAAATGGGGCCGTCGCTAAAATTCACAGGTCTGAGACAAAACAAGCAGGCCCCCGGAACTAATAAGCATCTCCAGGATGACATTCCCAGTTGTTGCCCATTCACCACAAGCTCCAGAATTGTACGTGCTCAGCTCTCAAACAAAATGAGCCTCCCTGTGTTCGAGATCCTGCATGCGGCGCGATCTGAGTCTCTGGTATACGGGTTTGGTCTCGTTTTGCCCGAGCTCTTCTGAACTAGAGCTGGGAGACTGGGGGAGTGGAAGTGGGTCTGTATCCTGGGCATCCGGCTCTGGTGATGGTTCTGGGTCCAAATCTGACTCAGGCTCATCAACTGAGACTTCCACCCCAAatccttcctcctcctcctcctcttcctcctcctcatcatcatcgtcatcctcctcttcttcctcagtgCTGTTTGCAGTCGCTCTACTAGTCTTAAGCTCAACCTCTGTTAATGATTTGGTTCGGCTACCTGGAGGTTTGTAGAACGTTCCAGGAGGAGGTTGCAGAGTTCTGGGAGGCCTGAAGGATGTGGGAACGGGGCAATACTCGCTAACATTACCTTCCCTACGTAAAGTCCGTCCAGGCCTCACGGCAATGGTGTAGGGTCTGTTAGCAAGAACGGTGCTGGGGGTATTGGTGTGTTCTGAGAAAGACGAAGACGTAAGAGAAGTGGGATGAACACTGGCATCATTGGTCCCGGAATCAGAAGGACAGTCGGTCGTGAACACGAAGGTCTTCGGAGTGATTTCATGATGCTTATATTGCTTGTCCCAAGTCCGCCTTAGTGTCTGCGTATCGATGTAAGATTTCCTGTAATGGTTTCCCGCTCTGTACTTGGGCTTCTCCTCTTCGGACACCTCCTCAATGACAGGATCTCCACCATGGTTGTCATCCTCCTCCACGGCGTTCTTCACATTACATTCATCCACCTTGGCGAGGTTGAGGAGCCGCTCGGCTGGCATGCTGATCGGTCGAGAGGTCAGCTTGGGTCTCGGAGGCCGAAGTTGAACTCTGGTGACGTGGTTACGGCGACTAAGACCGGGCGAGTTTCGCATTTCAGGAACGCTTGACGATAGGAACTTGTTGATGTCCACTGTATCATCTACTGCATgtaaagagacagaaagagaagagtTGAAGTTGGGTTGTTTGTTAATcactgtattgttttttttagccAAATAAAACAATACTGACCTGCAGCGAAGTCTTTGTCAGACCTTATCTTACCCTCTTTCACCTCATCCATCAGGTGTGTAGAAGGTATTACGGAGGAATATCTTTTATACGTCTTAGCTTTTGGCTGCTTTGAGACAATGAAATAAAgacataaatattaattacagttccttgtttttattagatttaagTCATTTTCATTTGGTAGACTTCCAAGATTTGGTTCCAAGATCTTttctgcttgaaaaaaaaaacagtttgtggaCTTGGTTTTCATCAGGCATGGTGGATAGGACTGGACCAACTTGGAACACAAGAAACCCAACTGTTACTGGTCAAACGTGATCCTAACCAGTACTAACTAGCTTGATGAAGATGGTCCAACCAGCCAATAGTACAGATAAAGAACCATCTTGACCAGGTAATGACTTTGTTGGACTAGTTTGAATCCTATCAAACTATTAGAATCTGGTTTGTAAAACTTTTCAGTAGGTAAGCAATAGCGCTGCACGATGctgggaaaaaaatgacattgcgatattttttttttctgcgatatatattgtgatatgaaatttaatcaaatgttttcttataaacaaaaatggggtgagcacacttacatttctcattttaaatgatttaaacttcgacaccatcgtgtcaattgattaatatgcgcaagggagagagagcaagacagcgctcgtgttgtttgaagacagtctctctctctctctctgtctctctctctctctcacgcacgctctctctcgctctctctcacatgcactctctctctctatctctcgcgcgcgctctctctctctctgccctgtcaaaactttcactctatgatggttaagctgagcatttaatccgcgaatcacattcgtcaagggccggggaacagctggcccatacagttaatgaataacggatcaactacgacagcctacatcgcacatcctgcgatgggaccatcgtggattcgtacattgcGATATCGGTGCTTAAActacacatcgtgcagccctagtaagCAAGTTATACATTTTATGTAGATTTTATACAGATATATACTTTCACCAATTATTATCATAAACATCAAAAACCACCTCACCTCCTTAATGTCCACCAGGGACTTTGAATGTCGGCTAAGCTGTTGCTCCTTCTCCCGTGGGGTGAAGCGTGATTTGATGGGGATTGGAGAGCTCTCTGCTACAGGGGAGGAAGGTGGAAGAGGACTCAGAGGAGTATCGAAGATCATCTCATAATGGCGGATCAAAAGCTCCACCATCAGGGCCTGGTAGGGGTAGTCCACCAGAGAGGACAGGGAGACCTCTGTATCAGCCTGTCGGGGCTTGATCAGTGTGGGTCCAAAAATAATGCCCAGATTACTGGCAGTCATCTTGTTCTCTTCTGCCCTTTCTGTTACCCTATTGAAAAGAAACATGTGATTACAAACTGTGTTTTCTGATGCTGTTAGCACTGATATTGTTATTAAGACACCCAGTTCTTTAAATCAAGTTCTTATTTGGATGAAATTGACATGAACATGACTTTCataattgtgtttgtttgtgtctgtttgaGAGTCAGACACCTGTGCAAGTGCTGAATAAGGAActgcagggttttgtagtgggcTGGAGGAAGCTGGCGCAGCAGGTCTCTGATCTTGAAGAGGACCCGTTTGAGCTCTACGCTGACCTGCGAGCTGTCTGGGGTGGGATTTCCTCTTGACGCCTCTACCTCGTCAACAATGATACTCTGGCTCTCTTTGGCCAATCCGATGAAGTCGTTATAGAATCGGAAAAGAATCAGGGGCTCTGGGAGCTGAGGAGTATAAAATCATCATTTTATTATCAAAAAGTATGCAATCAtttagaattagtttttttttttataagtaattAAACAAGggataatttaaacattttaaaaaatgtttcttaaataattacatttaataattgccAATAAGAAATGTAGAAGCATTAAATCGTAAGTTTGACAGACACCTGTCGTAGGTAGAGTTTGAGGACGTTGCTGATATCGTGAGGGTAGAGATCCGAAAGCTCCACCAGGTCTTTGCCGTTCTCGAAGGCCTGACAAAGCTTCTCCACCCGAGATTTGGCACCGTTAACACGGTAAATTcccttttttaaaaacaacaaaacacctccTTTCAGTCTTGCTCAGCATTTACAATTCATATCCTCCAGGAAACACATAAGACATCAAGAGGAAGTACACACCTTGATGTTCAGAGCCCTATTTTCGATCTCTGAGGTGCATTTTTTGATAATGAAGGGGATTCCATCAGGACTGTTCTTGGCTGCTTGAGCAAAGTCGATAGCAAACAGATGCAGTTTTCCCTGTAGCTTTTTGTGCCCACACTGGATGGCAAGAGTTTCCAAACACTTCTTATGACAAGCAAGAGAACACTGAAAATAACATGGCCAAAGATTAGATTACATAAGTAAATCCCCATGCATTATTCTTCACCTTGAAGACATGAAATGGCATTTgcaacacaaaaacataaaacataatcttacaaacaatattttttttgtttgtggaaTGACGTGTGTGAATGAAAGAACTCACTTCCTCGCATTCAGCACCGAGAAATACCACAAGACTATCACACTCCCTGCACTTTGATGGTGCACGGAGCTTCCTCAGCTTGTGCGTCTGTGCCGCTTTAGACATCTGTGTGTTGCGGAAGGGTCCAGGAGAGCTGGCTGCCTCCGTTATCATTTCGCTCAGACCTAAAAGACAATGTTTAGAGTTTTATTTGTGCTCTGCACATTTCCAGAAGACTTTGAAAAATGTTTCCAGCAACAATTCTAGCGGACCGTCAACATGCTTGGATGACATTCTGTGCATTCTATACAATGTGTATGCAATGTCAAAGCATGTTTGTGTTATTCAGTGTACAAAAGCTCACCATTATCTGAAGGTGATGGTGGTTCTCTCTCATCCAGATCATCTGCTGAAGACATGGTGCCTGTAGATGGGGTTCTGGGAAGCCTTCTCTTAAAATCACCTGTAAAATGGCAGAAGGGGATGATTAGTTTCcaaactttgtttatttttttaaatcattaaaaaatgattATTGATTAAAAAGCAGCTATTCTTTTACAAAATTGTATACAGACgattatcattcaaaagtttggggttggtaagatttctaaatatttttaaaataattcaccAAGAagactgcatttacttgatcaaaaacgCGGAAAAAACAATCatgctgtaaaatattattacaattttaaacaaccTCATACTatgttaacatatttaaaaaatgttaaatatttcaacaattcctattatttttaatgctgaaaacatatttttgtggaacccgtgatgcattttttcaggattctttgatgaatagaaatatcAAAAGTGTAACAgagaaataacattatattataaataacattatatttactgtcacttttgatcaatttaatgcatccttgctgaataaaattattaatttctttaaaaaaaaaacttactgacttgcttttgaatggtaatgtatttgAGAATGTTACTATTCAGCACTTGCTAAGCTTCTGGGTAATTATGCACCAGAAAGCGTGACTGGTTGGTTTACCATAACTATGTTATGCACTTACGACACAAGACCTATCCATCAGGTGTGTTTTTTGCCTCAAGCAAGAAGAGATTTATAAGAGTAAGAGTGAGTGTTGCTGCACCTGGGCTTGCTGTAGGGGAGTCCAAAGAGCGAGATTCACTGCTTCCTCCAGCGCTCTCAGAGTCACTGCACATGCCTCCACCCTGACTGCTGGTCCTCCAGACCCGGAACGGACCCTGGATCTTCAGAGCTATCAAACAAGACATGACATTCAGAAAACTTTTATATACAAGTTCTAATTTAATGTACACTGTATGTTCATCCATCCTTGAGTTTTCCTATGTAACATGGTATATGGTGTACATTACTGATTCGTGAAGAAATGACTCTTATGAAGCAGTTCGTTTCGGGTGAATCACAACCATATACAGTACCAGCGTACAGTGATTCCTGAAACAAATGACTTTTAAGAACAGGTTCTTTTTACAGAAGGcctcaaagcagctttacagtaataGGCAGATACccaaaacaaatgactcttacaGAACGGTTCCTTTTAGTGAATCATAAACACATTGTGTATCAGTGCAGTCTGAATCctgaaacaaatgactcttatgagctggTCCATTTGTAATGAATCATAAATACTAATTTTGCCCTAATTCCTGAAACAAATTAGCCTTTTTTTTCATTACCAAATTAAATAGTATACCAGTGTAGCCTGATTCTACTAATAATTACAGTATTAGTAGAAAGAGAATGTCCTTCATGTATACTGCATGCAAAATGGAAACTGAAATATATCCAAGTGAATTGAATCAAACCAAATTTAAATCAGAATTCAATTGAATCTAGACCTTGttagtcaaaaataaataataattattgaataaGTATTGATACCCAGCCCTAACAATAAATATGGTGATAACTTGATTGAGGAAATAGGAAATGAGATTCAAGAACATCTCTGCTGCATGTGCATCTGCTGCCCACTTCCTCTGCCCTTTTTTTCCTTCATACTCTCGTAAACCTTAATGAGAAGTCTTAAAACACTAATGTGTCCAATTGATCTCTCCTAAAAGCAGGTCTGACAGGCGTATCTCACAGCGGAGGTTTGATCTGTCATTAATGAAAAGAACTAACTTTTTCATGAAAGAGATAAACGAGGGCACATCCTGAGGGACTAATTCACTTTTAGCATTCCAGGAAAGTCAGCCAAAACCCCCGGTGATGCAGCCTCACTGGACCTCACTGAAACGTGCATTAAAACATGCTgcgctttaaaaaaatctttaatctttaatgcGCTACCTTGAATATCTGTACTGCTGTTTGAGCGTCTGTTTGTCATCTTTCCGGTGCGTGCTTGGACGTGACTCTCCACATCATCTGCGCTCAGGAAGTCTCCAGGTGTGAGAGACACCTGGGACAAGTGAACTTGGGATGAGTGACCGCTATTTATCACTCGTTTCGAGAGGGGCAACCTGCATGAACATAAAAAGGTATTTCAGAAACCGTAAGAACCAGTTTGGACCACAAACCTGATATGAAAAAAAACAGAGTTGGCCATTAAAATGCCTCAttggtatgtttaaaaaaaaatatgtatgtaataaaaattaataacaaatatggtaacactttagattaaggAACACATTCACTGTTAAATAATAGTTTTCCCTCACTAAAATCCAAATTACTTCTTACTCccaataataaacagccaatatgttagtaATATCCATGCAAATATTAGTTAAAAGTGAATGTGTTCCTGAAGTGTTGCCATAAACATGCATTTCttcatcaaaatatttatattaaacagttagtgttattttagtgctgtcaaattgattgatcaccaaaataaaagtttgtgtttacataaccTGTGTACTGtgtaattttatatgtataaataaatatgcacacatacaatatatttaagaaatatatatatatacacacacacacacacatatatattatgtaaacaaatgttAATTGTGGATGTGATTAACAGATTTGACAGCactacaatatattatttttatgtttttttatagaatttattgatgttttcaatgactttttatttttatattttcagttttcattataaTTGTAGTCTAAGTTTTCTGTTCTATCCGTTTGTCTtgctatatgtttttttatgttatttagcTGCAAATTGTTTAAactcttttattaatttttcggTTTAGctttatatttttctattatttatattttattggctCCAGCTTTATTTgaattaacaaaattattaatagtgttagtcaacaataacaacacaggtattaatgttaatatatgaaatactatttaatacaattatatcacatattataatgtatataatggaATGATTTCATTAGTTTTAGTCAACAAAAACAACATtgaaatatatagatttatagacatttattagttgtgtgtgtgtgtgtgtgtgtgtgtgtttaagagagagagactgatgaaATTCAGTTTTCAACACCTTCCAGGCATTTTCAGTAAAACGTCTTAACAGTTCAAAACAAAAGGCCATTAACTAAACcatcgtaaaaaaaaaaccttgtgttAGAACGTGGGTGTTTTGACTGGACTGCTTTTGACTTTCATTTCAGAAGTGGTCTGTTTTCAGAAAGGCTGCTCTGAAACATGGTCCCCAACACATCACGGATTTCTGTGCCAGAATAAGTGTGTGTGGACATGAGAACTGCTAAATATGAACAACTAGAAACATTCCTCCCTTCACTTCTATCCCGTTCCCAGTATCCCTCTCTGCCCTGACTACAGCCATTTCCTCAGGAAGACCTGAGGGCGACCACATAATTGTGTGACGTTCTCACCAACAcaattcattttctctctctctttctctattacTCAGTGACTTAAAAGTCAaagatctggaaaaaaaaaacaagcggGCTGTTGCCAGTTTTTGACAGCAGAACTTGGCATAGTGATTCCAAAACATAAATTTTCCAGGATACTCATCTTGGTGGGAATGTTCCGAGCTGGGGAAAAGTTCAAAAGTGACATAAACCTACCCAGTGTTCTGTGTCCCACAGACGTCAAAGGAGAACGATTCCACCCTGGTCCTGTCAGAGGGAAGACTCTTCACAAATTCAGTGTAACACAGACCCGGTTCATACAGTTTAGAGTTCTCGCATAGCGACTGGAAATTCACAGGCAGGGAAACCACCTGCACCTGCTGCATCTGAAACCAGTTGACGGTCACCTGCAATCAAgaaaaatcaattattattacCAAATGAGGCCTCTGACACAAACACCTCTTTCTAAttgtgacttctttttttttaaatcttaaatatttttttttttcactgctgaAGTGATCAAATGCAGTATATTGCAAAATCAACATTCAGGAtctttttttatgatgtttatgataaAAACTCTATGTAAATTGTAAACAGAACTTCAGACCAATGAGATtcagttaaatataaattatataaaataaagcttTAAATACCAAACTTAAACTTAGAAATGCTGCCTTCAcaactaatcaaaataaaatgtatttcatttcattaaaacatttaagttgaagtactaatactgaaataaaaataaacaaaagctaTATAATAGAAATGAAAACGATtgatataataaaagtaaatttaaaatatgaataaacactaatagtatataaatactaCATATGAAAAAGTAAAACCAAAtaacatccaaaacaaaacaaaaaatgaacagATCAAAAGATATGTAACCACTGTGTCATTGCTAGTTAatacattgtgaaatataatctGTTGATGAGGTCACTTTGTTAAAGAGAGGTCAACAAATTATACTCCACCACAAGGAGCCCATGGTATGCCCGTTTTTTTCTGAATGACCAGATTAGATTATAtctaattgtgtgtttgtgtgtacattatAACTCACTGCTTTCAGGGTCAGGTCGCACTGAAACACAAGCTCTCGAATCTGAGTAAGAATCTCGCTCTTGGTGTTGGCCAGGTCCACTCTCTTCACCCCGACATCTGTGATGCACTGCTTATAATGTTCTTGGGCTTCCTCTGCCTAGAAACAgccaaatacaaatacatttacatttagaacaGGATTACTTCCTGTTTCTCTCATTTCTGGatcatatttatatcataaaaCAACTTTACTTTTACACTTCTGAAACATAAAGTGAGCTGGACCACCACTTTCTCAAGTTACTCTTTAGCACAGATTTAAATATACATGACAGTAAAGTGTGCAATACAGTATCCATTTCGCAATCATTAAGTCTTGAATAAAGCCACGGTTGTGTTAAGGAATGCGGTGTGTGTTGCATCCGTGTCTGACCTTCTGCAGAGCCTCCTCCTCCAGTTTTCGTCTCTTCTCCAGCAGTTTTCCTCCAGCCATTCCGATCTGATCCTCCTCCACTCGATTGGTGGAGCAGCGTGCTTTCTCGTACTCTTCCTGTCTCTGTGTCTGCAGGACCCGGGCCTTCTTCAGCGCACTTTCTGCTTCATGCtggaaatatacaatataaagacATCCACCAtgattagccaatcataacagtgctCATTTAAGAGAGAAATCTAAAaagaacagtaacaaaaacagacagtttaatttaagaaaaacattaagttaaaactaaaaacataaaattaaatatccGTTACTTGaatcaaaagtaaatataaaaaacaaacacaactcattttatttcagctacttgccaaagcaacatttcttctTTTCAATACAATGCTCTGTCAGGAAAATCTAGATGGCGCAGGCCGATTGGTTCTAGCTTAAtctgacataatgacatcattgTTCATGTGCCgcatctgattggttgtttttgtATCAGCAGGCAATGAGTTGTtgctcaaacattcaaatattcaACTAGTGCTCGCCTTAGCAGTTGCAGTGCACTTCATTAGCCCTTCtacttccccagctccacctgcatAATTCTGCTATGGGGTGATTTCATGTATGTTTTAAATGGGATTGTCTCATAGCATGTCAAGGATGTGTTGACACTAGAAAGTATCAGTAGTTGCTCTGCAgcagcagcatagcagatctatccgccaagaccaaacacattggCATAGCCATATATATTACTATGCTAATTTTTCCAAGAAATTAATGTCCTAaattaaccaaaactaaaactgaaaaaaaaaactatatagacattgtacaaaatgataataataaaaataaaagaaacgcaaaattaataaaacttttaactaaaataaaaaatgctaaaaatttaaatgttgccAGAATCAAATCATATCAGAAATAGTTAATAGGGTAAAATCAGAttccatgttgactttaaaactACATTacaactattttgtacaaaaaaaaaaactttgacaaaTACAACGATAATAAAAAAGCTTGAAAAAAACGTTAAAACATATACACATCCATAACACAACACATGTATATAATTATCAAATCACACAAATCACAAACGCTTTGGAGCAAGTACATACTCAATGCCCATTCAGAGGCACTAGAAGACAAACAATCGCACTTCAGAGCATAGGTGCACATAAGCACTACCTTACACTTTGTTTCTTCCCTTTTAAGCAATAAGAGGTCATGCTTAAGTGCTAAATGGCTGCTAATAAATACCTCACACAAAGCCATGTCTGTAAGCCAGCAGAATGAAGTCTCCACAATAGAATCTGATGTAATTAGTGCTAACACTGAGCCCCTATTAGATCAGCAAGGGAAGTTGAACAACAAACAGCCTGATAGCTCAGCCAGCTCGCTTTTCAGAAGAGACCTTTTAGTGAGCGACGCATTTAGCAAATGCTGCTTTTGATAGCTTGCATTAAAATCTACCCACCATTTTCTTCTGCTCTCTC
It contains:
- the LOC127946226 gene encoding rho GTPase-activating protein 29 isoform X5, with amino-acid sequence MQKSDLSKRDIVSQTSFRADIGKAEQCTYASVFVCVLVCEYNVLVRVDKSRFTRFHGVNFKEVNEDNKQTLFSEIYTSIDTLAFTFGNVVSDFLMGDVENGSALGLPQACRSRSFENLTVESSGCGPEKDDPPGPSPPARVEEMDGALLRNDSGVESALLYAKAWSKYTKELLAWVDKRLNMDIECAKSYAKMAESAKTLAFQQEHMPFRDIYLSAFKNDIEYSQLIMQTTAALQSNKFMQPLQARKNELDKLRKEVKEQWQREQKKMHEAESALKKARVLQTQRQEEYEKARCSTNRVEEDQIGMAGGKLLEKRRKLEEEALQKAEEAQEHYKQCITDVGVKRVDLANTKSEILTQIRELVFQCDLTLKAVTVNWFQMQQVQVVSLPVNFQSLCENSKLYEPGLCYTEFVKSLPSDRTRVESFSFDVCGTQNTGLPLSKRVINSGHSSQVHLSQVSLTPGDFLSADDVESHVQARTGKMTNRRSNSSTDIQALKIQGPFRVWRTSSQGGGMCSDSESAGGSSESRSLDSPTASPGDFKRRLPRTPSTGTMSSADDLDEREPPSPSDNGLSEMITEAASSPGPFRNTQMSKAAQTHKLRKLRAPSKCRECDSLVVFLGAECEECSLACHKKCLETLAIQCGHKKLQGKLHLFAIDFAQAAKNSPDGIPFIIKKCTSEIENRALNIKGIYRVNGAKSRVEKLCQAFENGKDLVELSDLYPHDISNVLKLYLRQLPEPLILFRFYNDFIGLAKESQSIIVDEVEASRGNPTPDSSQVSVELKRVLFKIRDLLRQLPPAHYKTLQFLIQHLHRVTERAEENKMTASNLGIIFGPTLIKPRQADTEVSLSSLVDYPYQALMVELLIRHYEMIFDTPLSPLPPSSPVAESSPIPIKSRFTPREKEQQLSRHSKSLVDIKEQPKAKTYKRYSSVIPSTHLMDEVKEGKIRSDKDFAAVDDTVDINKFLSSSVPEMRNSPGLSRRNHVTRVQLRPPRPKLTSRPISMPAERLLNLAKVDECNVKNAVEEDDNHGGDPVIEEVSEEEKPKYRAGNHYRKSYIDTQTLRRTWDKQYKHHEITPKTFVFTTDCPSDSGTNDASVHPTSLTSSSFSEHTNTPSTVLANRPYTIAVRPGRTLRREGNVSEYCPVPTSFRPPRTLQPPPGTFYKPPGSRTKSLTEVELKTSRATANSTEEEEEDDDDDEEEEEEEEEEGFGVEVSVDEPESDLDPEPSPEPDAQDTDPLPLPQSPSSSSEELGQNETKPVYQRLRSRRMQDLEHREAHFV
- the LOC127946226 gene encoding rho GTPase-activating protein 29 isoform X6 — encoded protein: MGSVVVGVNFKEVNEDNKQTLFSEIYTSIDTLAFTFGNVVSDFLMGDVENGSALGLPQACRSRSFENLTVESSGCGPEKDDPPGPSPPARVEEMDGALLRNDSGVESALLYAKAWSKYTKELLAWVDKRLNMDIECAKSYAKMAESAKTLAFQQEHMPFRDIYLSAFKNDIEYSQLIMQTTAALQSNKFMQPLQARKNELDKLRKEVKEQWQREQKKMHEAESALKKARVLQTQRQEEYEKARCSTNRVEEDQIGMAGGKLLEKRRKLEEEALQKAEEAQEHYKQCITDVGVKRVDLANTKSEILTQIRELVFQCDLTLKAVTVNWFQMQQVQVVSLPVNFQSLCENSKLYEPGLCYTEFVKSLPSDRTRVESFSFDVCGTQNTGLPLSKRVINSGHSSQVHLSQVSLTPGDFLSADDVESHVQARTGKMTNRRSNSSTDIQALKIQGPFRVWRTSSQGGGMCSDSESAGGSSESRSLDSPTASPGDFKRRLPRTPSTGTMSSADDLDEREPPSPSDNGLSEMITEAASSPGPFRNTQMSKAAQTHKLRKLRAPSKCRECDSLVVFLGAECEECSLACHKKCLETLAIQCGHKKLQGKLHLFAIDFAQAAKNSPDGIPFIIKKCTSEIENRALNIKGIYRVNGAKSRVEKLCQAFENGKDLVELSDLYPHDISNVLKLYLRQLPEPLILFRFYNDFIGLAKESQSIIVDEVEASRGNPTPDSSQVSVELKRVLFKIRDLLRQLPPAHYKTLQFLIQHLHRVTERAEENKMTASNLGIIFGPTLIKPRQADTEVSLSSLVDYPYQALMVELLIRHYEMIFDTPLSPLPPSSPVAESSPIPIKSRFTPREKEQQLSRHSKSLVDIKEQPKAKTYKRYSSVIPSTHLMDEVKEGKIRSDKDFAAVDDTVDINKFLSSSVPEMRNSPGLSRRNHVTRVQLRPPRPKLTSRPISMPAERLLNLAKVDECNVKNAVEEDDNHGGDPVIEEVSEEEKPKYRAGNHYRKSYIDTQTLRRTWDKQYKHHEITPKTFVFTTDCPSDSGTNDASVHPTSLTSSSFSEHTNTPSTVLANRPYTIAVRPGRTLRREGNVSEYCPVPTSFRPPRTLQPPPGTFYKPPGSRTKSLTEVELKTSRATANSTEEEEEDDDDDEEEEEEEEEEGFGVEVSVDEPESDLDPEPSPEPDAQDTDPLPLPQSPSSSSEELGQNETKPVYQRLRSRRMQDLEHREAHFV